From the Pseudomonadota bacterium genome, one window contains:
- a CDS encoding UDP-N-acetylmuramoyl-L-alanyl-D-glutamate--2,6-diaminopimelate ligase — MSCGLGRQDVHAGSFDFGLQGIEADVVFPGGIFHLHSALTGKFNLKNILGVVGIGVGLGIDATKIRKGLQEVDNIPGRLERIQVKTDCAVFVDYAHTPDALENVLKTLREMKPVR, encoded by the coding sequence ATGTCCTGCGGTCTTGGCAGGCAGGATGTTCATGCAGGCAGCTTTGATTTCGGTTTGCAAGGGATTGAAGCTGATGTGGTTTTTCCGGGAGGGATATTTCATCTGCATTCTGCTTTGACAGGGAAATTTAACCTGAAAAATATCCTTGGCGTCGTCGGAATTGGCGTCGGACTTGGTATTGATGCCACAAAAATAAGAAAAGGATTGCAGGAAGTCGACAATATTCCGGGAAGGCTTGAGCGAATCCAGGTGAAAACGGACTGCGCAGTATTTGTTGATTATGCCCACACCCCTGATGCCCTTGAAAATGTTTTAAAGACGTTAAGGGAAATGAAGCCGGTAAGG